The DNA window GTTTTGCATGTGAGAGTGTATTttcattcaccagattagagtccaccgctcttaaccactataccacgctggcatttAAACTGTTGTTGGGCATGAACACACTGTCACTGTGCTCACatggtcccctctctcctcctgcctccctccctccctgtggaGGTTTCTGCATCTGAAACATCATAGCAAATTAAAGCTTGATCACAACAGTGTGCAGACGAGCTCTGCTCACTACAGGAGGCCAGAGAGGCGTGGACAAGCAGAAAGGCCAGCTGTGTGCGTGCCCAGTTGGAATTGTAACTCGTCATGTCCAAATGCGCCCTAAGTTCCGGTGAAGTGATTTGAATGTGTGAGCGCACAATAGCACAGAATGTTCTTTCTTCGTTGCTCAAGGCGCTTTTATCGCAGTCCTTTCCTCATTTTAGATTAGTCTGAACAGTTCCCACAGCAACAGAGTTTGGGCAAAAGATATGcttatggagctgccttatagtgaatcagaccttcggcccatcaaggtcagtatggtctactcagactggcagctgctctccagggtctcagggagataACCTTCTACCCaaagatgctagggattgaactggggactttctgcatgccaagcagctgctctaccactgagccacagcccttcacatggagctgccttgtactgaatcaggccactggtccatcagggtcagtattgtctactcatactggcagcggctctccagagtctcagagagaaaatctttcacatcacccgttacctgatcctttccgctggagataccagggattgaacgaGGGACCGTCTAcgtgccacgcagatgctctactgctgtgCCCCAGCGCCTGTCTGAACAGATTGAAAGTGGGATactaaaagggcaagagccccAACTTGGTGCTTTTGAGTGACCCCAGATGTGGGCACATCTTGAACATCTCAGCAGTGTTCCTGCACTCGTGGCGTTCCCACCCACACACCTCACCGTGGGTTTAGAGAACATGCGCTTCCACCTTTCAGGGCCTTCCTGCAGTGGCTTAGTTCTCACCTGGAGGAGAGTTGCTTGTTTTTGATAACTGTGACCTTTTTTTCCAGTCTGCAGATTGATAAGGTCTCGGCACCATTTTGAGTTGATGCGCCATTGTGTTTCTCTTCTAGGACTTCTGGCCACGTAGACAAATTTGCAGACTTCATGGTGAAGGATGTGGTCAACGGGGAATGTTTTCGAGCTGATCACCTCTTGAAAGGTAGGCTTCTGAGgcccacgatgggtagccgtgttagtctgtagcagcagaaaagagcaagagtccaatagcacctaaATGACGaacacatttctggcagggtatgagctttcgtgagtcacagctgtgtctctgacaaagtgagctgtgactcacaaaagcacatacccttccagaaattttgttagtctttaagctgctgctggactcttgcgggcggaaagagagccagcatggtgtagtggttaagagcagtggtttggagtggtggattctgatctggagaaccaggtttgattccccactcctccacatgagcagtggaggctaatctggtgaagtggatttgtttccccactcctccacatgaagccagctgggtgaccttgggctagtcacagctcttagagctctctcagccccacctacctcacagggtgtctgttgtggggaggggaaggtgattgtaagccggtttgattcttaagtggtagagaaagtcggcatataaaacccaactcctcctcctcttcctcttcttcttccatttagtGTGTGGTGAGAAAGGCACCACTGAGTCTCTTCTATTTCAGCGGCTTTCAAACCACCTTTAAGgaactctttctcttttttaaggAACTCTTTCTCTCTGGTGGACTCTTCTGCCAGCGAATCTCCGTACAGAGGATTTGAATGAATTTTCTAGCTCTTCCTGTCTCTTGAGCTTTGATTTTGCCCCACTGGAACCCACTGTGGCTTAGAACACATCTGACTTTCCCAAGGCGCTCTTCCCGGATGGCTGTCTGCCATTATTGATCTCCTTTAGAATCCCGGGACTGTTTTCTCAGGATTCTCAGGAATCCCCAGAACACAGTTTGAAACCTGCAACTCCTGTTGTTAGGATTTGTGTTTTGGTGAGCTTGGTTGCCATGAACatgtcttccccttcccctctcttgcAGCTCATTTGCAGAAGCTGATGTCTGACAAGAAATGCGCAGCTGAGAAAAAGACCGAGATGGAGAATGTGATAACTCAGGTCAGTACGCAGTTTGGCAAACGGAGGAGGCAGCCCCTAGGTTTCTAAAACCTCCCTTGTGTTCTGAGGGAGGTGAGAAGGAACAGCAAACCGGTGAGCTGTCTTCCACGTGAATAACATTGCGAACTTCCTGCTAATCCCGCTGCAGCACTGAATATAGTTTGTGGGACGCTTATTTACTTTACGCCCTAGAGAGTGGACTGAAAAGATTTCCAAGCCTGGAAGGAAGTAGGTTGTCACAGAGTCCAGCCTAGTTTCTTTCCGGGAAAAACTCCAAGTGCTGGTTTTAATTTGCCAAGTTCAAGAATGGTATGTACtacagaatcatagacttggaagggacctcaatatgcatctagtcgaaccccctgcacaatgcaggaaattcacaactacctcccccccacacacacacccagtgacccctactccatgcccagaagatggccaagatgctctccctttcatgatctgcctaaggtcatagaatcagcattgctgacagatggccatctagcctctgcttaaaaacctgcagggaaggagctcttaccacctcccgaggaagcctgttccactgaggaaccgctctgactgttagaaaattcttcctaatgtcgatatggaaactcttttgatttaatttcaacccgttggttctggtccgaccttctgaggcaacagaaaacaactcggcaccatcctctatatgacagcccttcaagtacttgaaaacggttatcatatcccctctcagtcttctcctcttaagGCTAACCCTACCCACACCAGAttgcccccttcccctctctctgGTCTCAGTTTTTTAATAAGCATGGTCAAAAACTACCACTCttatctatctgctgtctggtaaagataaggctgttaactctatccgtagtttattatttaacggtCGCTTTGAAGATACACTGAAAGTTATAATTaggttacgcctaaatgctcatttgcatgcaGGCGCTGTTTTTGTGCTGGAGCTGGAGTATGGGCATCACTGCCCCTTCTCGAACACtcaatggggctgtggctcagtggtagagcctctgcttggcatgcagaaggtcccaggttcaatccctggcagctcctgttaaaaggaccaggcattgtgtgtgtgtaaagtgcctttaagtcgcagtcgacttatggcgaccccttttggggttttcatggcaagagactaacagaggtggtttgccagtgccttcctctgcacagcaaccctggtattccttggtggtctcccatccaaatactaaccagggctgaccctgcttagcttctgagatctgatgagatcaggctaggctgggccatccagatcaatccctgacagctcctgttaaaaggaccaggcattaggtgatgtgaaagacctctagctgaggTTCTAGCGAGCCACTGCCAGCTTGAGCAGGCGTACTGACTGAtggagcgacgaggatgatccaggggcctggagagcaagccctacgaggaaaggctgagggagctgggaatgttgagtctggagaagaggaggttgaggggggaacatggttgctctctttcagtatttgaagggctgtcacttagaggagggcagggagctgttcctgttggcagcagcagataggactcgcaataatgggtttaaattgtgggcggaaaggtattagggaaaaattttttttacagtaagagttgttcgacagtggaatgaactacatagggaggtggtgagctccccctcactagcagtctttaagcagaggctggacaagcacttgtcagggatgctctagaccaggggtcagcaaactgcggctctttggccccttgagtgccgctctccgaacttggttcgagCCCCTGCTTTCGCGCCTGCTctcgccggcagccaggctgcggagccggcgcgcctgagagagagaaagagtgcgagagagcaggcgagcgggcgcgctgtctctctccctcccccccccgccgtggagaatggccaggtccccctttcccttgccctcagtggttgggaggctaaagcctcccttcccctctagccacgtgattgctgggcgggtggctggGCGGTTCCTGTCCcgggcccgcccgcctatcagctgttgggcggggcaggcttcctttggcggcACATCCTTggcagcggcgctgggccgcagcgccccgtcttctgcagcgccgactccgttcccctgtcgtcttctgggcctgcgggtccctgtaagccgggaaggggcacactttggagccagctcaggggcttgtctggcaagtggagggtggcgggaaagccccaggGCGTGGAGTGGGGGccccgacccgggacacacataatgctacaactcggggttgtctgctgaagctggagggtgggagattcaaaactgataaaaggaagtatttcttcatacaacacatggttaaatggtgggactccctgccccaggaggtggtgatggctgccaacttggagggctttaagaggggagtggacctgttcatggaggagagggctatccatggctactaatcaaagtggatactagtcatgatgcatgcctattatctccaggatcagaggagcaggcctattatatcaggtgctatggaacgcaggcaggacaatgatgctgcactggtcttgctggtgggcttcctggaggcacctggttggccactgtgggaacagactgctggacttgaagggccttggtctgagccagcacgGTCTTTCTTacgttctcatgtgtttactgcgtctgtgaatctagaagtttgctcacattgttcacattaagtgtttgtcagtcattgtcatgatttaattttatggataccttacttacttttttccctcctcagaggccatgtctacccactggctttcttgtcggtagacctggactccgaggaggggaaaaagtcccccttcagaggccaggtccaccaattggcttctttgggcctccggaggccaggtctactgccaagaaagccagtgggtagacctggcctcccaatgggactcagccggaggccaggtctaccaataggcttttatggcggtagaccagacctccagacgaggactccggacgaggagggggaaatggcagggatttaGAATTTAAttgttatcaataaataagatcattattaagtatgatatcaagttttattcagtgtacctatagtttaattaagaattaaaactttaattaaagtttattaagttaataaacagtgtacctacctatatagtttaagtttaagaaatttggctctcaaaagaaatctcaatcgttgtactgttgatatttggctcttttgactaataagtttgccaacccctgctctaggctgatcctgcattgagcagggggttggactagttggcctgtCTGTCCACtttcaactctgattctgtgattctaagaatcTTGATTCCGTAAAAGGCAGCTTCGTACGTGTTTCATGTGTGTAATATTGCAGCGTGTCTGCATAAtcttttctcttctttccctCATTGCAATTCCATGATTTAGAGCCTAACTATACTGTGGCATCTGGAAGAGTTCTTTGGACAACTTTGTGGAGTGTTGTTTCGGAATCTCTTCCATGTTGTTTCCACAAATAAAATGCGGGCGTATCCTCATTGCTTCTGACAATTGCAGGGGCTTGGGGGACTCCTGTCTTGTTACAGCAGAATTGGGATGAGTGGAGTCTCTTGTTGCTAACCCTCTCTTAATGCCTCCGTTCCTCCTAGTTGGACAACTACAGCCAGCAAGAGCTTGCAGATCTGTTTGTGAATTACAATGTGAAGTCCCCCATTACAGGAAACGACCTCAGCCCTCCTGTCTCTTTCAACCTGATGTTCAAGACTTCCATCGGCCCCGGAGGAAATATgcctgggtatgtttcgcctgcaGGTTGATCACTCTCGTTTTCCGGTGAGGGTGACACGTTCTGGGGCCATTGGCCAGATGCATCATTAAGCAGTTCGTTTCTCTTTGGTCTGGTCCCCTTTCCTTCTAGAGCCGgagtccccgacctttttgagcctgtggggacatttggaattctgacataatgTGGTGGGTGTAACCGAAATCACAAAGAATGGCCACAATACAACTCTAATCAATATCAAAAATTATATTCAACCTACAAACTTCATCAAATAACAATTCACTAACATTCTATATGTGCACATCTACTAGTCCTATACATATATGTACAAATCACAAAACAAGCAAACCGTAACAAACCATGTACGATGATTTCAAGAATGGCATGTAGCCTAAACCACAATATATAGGCAATGACAGAAGTAGGCACAAATAGCCCCTCAAATTACAGCAAAAAATGTCCCAATTATGGGTTGCAGCCTAAGATGGAGACAATTCCAATATGCTCCTAAAGTACAGCACAATATTCAGTAAGAATTTAGCCTACAGCACCTGGTATTCCCAGGCGGTctctcattcaagtactaaccaggcccgaccctgcttagcttccgagatcagacggCCATACCACCCTGAACGTGCCcaatctcgtctgatctcagaagctaagcagggtcgggctataatttaatttaataatttaatgTAATAATATAATTTTTGATATTGATTAGAGTTGTATTGTGGCCATTCTGTGTGACTTCTGTTACAGGTCCTTATTGCATAGAGTAGTGGGTTAATTTAGTATAATGTGGTGGGTGCAGCTACAAACAGGCTGCTGTCGAAGGCAGAGCCCAGGACCAGCCTAGGAGGAAGGGCTGGCCAACCACCAGTGAATTAGCTATTGCCTCACTTGTCCCAGCTGCTGAGCATGTTGCTTTGCAGAGAAAACCGGAATACTAGGCTTCTTTGTGACCCGctgtgccattttccttccttcccagcaAGTCTCTTATTGGTATCTGTTTCTGTTTTTGTTCGAAGCTATCTGAGGCCGGAGACAGCTCAAGGGATCTTCTTGAACTTCAAGCGCCTGTTGGAGTTCAATCAAGGCAAACTGCCTTTCGCCGCTGCTCAGATCGGGAACTCCTTCAGGAACGAGATCTCGCCCCGCTCAGGGCTTATCCGAGTCAGGTATGGTGGAAGCCTTCTCTTCCCCCAAAGGGCCGGGTGGGCGTCTTCCATCTCGTGGTGTTCCAGGAAATCAAAGCTGGTTTCTGCCAGAACAATAATTGAGGCTGCGTGATGAGCCTTCCTAAAATGTTCCCTTCTACATGGGTCTCCCAGCATTCCTTTGCCAACGCTGTGTAATTtttcttcccctgcccccagATCTACATGGGGTTTTTGTTAAATATGTGTGTAGCTCAGATTGTCTGCTTCCAGCTTTGGCTGGGCTGGATCCCCAGATtatcggggggtggggaggggttggTTAGCTTGTCCATCTGAGGCTGTGCTgtgcaatttgtgtgtgtgtgggtttccaCTTGGGGAACGCCCTGGTGGCTAATAAATTTTAATTCTCTggtgcaatcttttttttttttttttttaaagagaattcaCGATGGCGGAAATTGAGCACTTTGTGGATCCCAGCGAAAAGCACCACCCCAAGTTCCAGAACGTAGCTGACCTCCAAATCGTCCTGTACTCCTCCAAAGCCCAGACCAGCGGGCAGTCGGCTCATGCCATGCGCCTGGGGGATGCCGTTGAGCAGGTAATGGCAGTTGTGCTTTGGCACAATGGAAACGGGGCATAAACCTGGCATGGCTGCACTTGTTAGTTGCCACATAGTTGATTAGCTGGATGGGACATTAGAGGCTAATATTTTGTCTTGGCTCAAAAAGCAGTGGTTCTTCTTTCCATACGTGGTGGAGCCaacgtggagtagtggttaagagcggtggtttggagcggtggagtctgatctggagaactgggtttgattccccactcctccacatgagtggcagaggctaatctggtgaaccgggttggtttccccgctcctccacacaaagccagctgggtgaccttgggcaagttacagctctgttagagctctctcagcctcacctacctctcagggtgtctgttgttgggaggggaagggaaggcgattgtaagctggtttgagtggcggagactaatctggtgaactggatttgtttccccactcctacacgtgaagccagctgggtaagctttggcaagtcacattctctcacccccacccacctcacagagtgtctgttgtggggaggggaagggaaggcgattgtaagctggtttgagtctcccttaagtggtagagaaagtcagcatataaaaaccaactcttcttctttcatcccCAACTGCCACTATGTATGCAACATAATCATTGAATGcccctaaaacaaacaaaattagaaCATTGAAAACAGCATTCCTAACAAGGCAACTTTATTTCTGTATTTGTATttatggagaccaagccctgtgatgAAAAGAATggtcttgggaatgtttagtctggaaaagaggaggttgaggggggacatgatcgctctattttagtatttgaaaggctgtcacttagaggagggcagggagctgttcctgttggcagcagaggagtgaactcgcagtaatgggtttaaattgcaagaggaaaggtaccggctggatattaggaaaatgttttttacaataagagttgttcaacagtggaatcagctacctagggaggtggtgagctccctcttactggcagtcctcaagcagaggctggactaacacttgtcagggatgctctaggctgatcttgcattgagcagggggttggactagatggcctctatggcctcttccaactctgtgattctatgcctGCATATGAGACACAGATCTGGGGCATATACTCCGGCCCCGATGCCTGATGGCCGTCTACCAAGTCCTTAAAGTCTGGCTTGCTACTCCTTGCCACTGTTTTCATCTGGGGGAGAAATCAAGGATTTTGTGCTTGGCGCAGGGCAATCTGTATAAAATGGCCATCTTTCTCTGGCTGTTGCAGGTGGGGAAAACCAACTGTCTCAAATCCTACATGCCTCTATGATTGGTATATCCAATGAGGACCCCTCCCTTTGAGAATCACAGCATGCTCATGGAAGCTGCATAGACTCCACTGAATTAAACTGGTTAATCTGTGATTcatataataatattattatcATAAACTTAGTATTTATATGATGCTATAAGGTAGCAAAAAAGGAAGCACCAACAGTGGTGTTGAAATCAAGAATCtgtggagctttaaaaaaatattttgctacAAGGAATGGTAACTTCTGTAAGACAGGTTTCGTCGAGATGCTATGCATTCCTGTCAAGAGTGATGCCGGACCATCAGCGTGTGATCGGATGTGGTCTCTGAGCCGGAGTGTGCCTCTTCTTTCTAGGGCGTAATCAATAATTCGGTGCTGGGTTACTTCATTGGCAGAATCTACCTCTTCCTCGTCAAAGTTGGCATCTCCCCAAACAAGCTTCGCTTCCGGCAGCACATGGAGAACGAGATGGCTCACTATGCCTGTGACTGCTGGGATGCAGAGTCCAAAACGTCCTACGTAAGTGACTGGCCTGATAGAGGGGGAGCAACTTTTTTGAGTTAAGACAACGCAATGTCATTTTCACCAAGAGCCTTATAGTCAGATTCCTTCCGTTTTAGTGGCAGACACATGCTTGTGTACATAGTAAGGAATTTTGGGGTTGAAATCTGAAGTTACGATTAAGGACCGGGTGCTGTTGATGGTGACTCTACTCGCTCAGTTGGGAGTGTTGTCAGGAGAGGCCCTTCAGGCCAATGAATTGCTCCGTGAACAAAGGTCAATGCTCTTTTTCAGGGGTGGATTGAGATCGTTGGCTGTGCTGACCGCTCCTGCTATGACCTGTCCTGCCATGCCAGAGCCACCAAAGTTCCACTTGCCGCCGAAAAGCCTCTGAAGGAGCCCATATCCTTTAGAAATCAGCCAGTTCTTTGGCAAAGTAGATTTCCTTCTGGTAGCAAATAACTGTAAGGGAAAACATAAGGAGAATGTGCTTTAGTTTTTTGGAGCAAATTTCTCATGAGTAATGACAGTAGCATAACTTTCCAAATCGTATTCTAAGACAGTAGGATCCCGCTCATAGCTCTGTGGGCCTGACATTTGTTAGTTAGTGTAGCGGGGGTGGGTTGGCTGACTTACTTCGTTTATACCTGCTCCTTTCCTGCTTGGATTCCTTAACGCCACCCGCACAAAACAGCAAACGTAGTCCAGTTTGAAGCCAATAAGGGAGCTGTTGGCAGGGCTTATAAGAAGGACGCCAAACTGGTGCTGGAGTACCTTGCCATCTGTGACGAGTGTTACATCAATGAGATGGAGAAACTCTTGAACGAAAAAGGGTAAGTGATACCTGCGTCCCTCAGGCCAAGTAAACCAGGCACTTCTGCCCATTTGCTTATGCCCCAGGCAGAAATTAATGTCTCGGTTCTAAGAGTCTGGTTTTTTCATCTTGGAATATATAGGTTTTGTTGACAACCTGGCAGATGAGCAGCATTCTAGCTCTGTACTGTGCAGGAATATTTCTTAACATTGGGTGGAAATCCCCACCTGACCTACAAGGAATAGGACCCTGCCGGCTTTGCCATTGTATGTATCCATCTATGTTCCAGCACTTAGTCTTCAGAGGCTTAGAAATCAGTtatattcaagtccagtagcaccttagagacccactgGATTTTAGGgaatcttttgagagtcaaggctccATCAGATATGAAATCAACGTGTGTGTGACTAGGCCACCTTCAACCAGACGAGCTAACAGTTGCCTGCAAGTCTTGAGAAATCCAGGCCCTTAAACAGCTGCAGCTGATGGCAGGGatctccctctcacacacacccctt is part of the Euleptes europaea isolate rEulEur1 chromosome 11, rEulEur1.hap1, whole genome shotgun sequence genome and encodes:
- the GARS1 gene encoding glycine--tRNA ligase — protein: MDGPAAEALLAPLRQAVRQQGELVRKLKEEKAPQVDVDKAVAELKTRKRILEAKELALQPKDDIVDRAKMEDTLKRRFFYDQAFSIYGGVSGLYDFGPVGCALKNNIIQAWRQHFIQEEQILEIDCTMLTPEPVLKTSGHVDKFADFMVKDVVNGECFRADHLLKAHLQKLMSDKKCAAEKKTEMENVITQLDNYSQQELADLFVNYNVKSPITGNDLSPPVSFNLMFKTSIGPGGNMPGYLRPETAQGIFLNFKRLLEFNQGKLPFAAAQIGNSFRNEISPRSGLIRVREFTMAEIEHFVDPSEKHHPKFQNVADLQIVLYSSKAQTSGQSAHAMRLGDAVEQGVINNSVLGYFIGRIYLFLVKVGISPNKLRFRQHMENEMAHYACDCWDAESKTSYGWIEIVGCADRSCYDLSCHARATKVPLAAEKPLKEPISANVVQFEANKGAVGRAYKKDAKLVLEYLAICDECYINEMEKLLNEKGEITIETEGKTFQLTKEMVSVKRFQKTLHVEEVVPNVIEPSFGIGRIMYTVFEHTFRIREGDEQRTYFSFPAVVSPFKCSVLPLSQNQEFVPFVKELSEALTRNGVSHKVDDSSGSIGRRYARTDEIGVAFGITIDFDTVNRDPHTATLRDRDSMRQIRAEISELPTIVRDLANGHTTWADVEAKYPLFEGQETGKKETIEE